GGTCACCGGGAGACGCGTGGTCGACGACGTCGATCATCAACGGCGACTTCTCGATCCGAGACAGGAACGCCCGCGCGAGCGGCCCGTGGCCGTGCACCGCGACCGACGTGGGATCGACCGTCACCGGAGAAACCCGCCCCGCCGCCAGCCGTACCGGGAGACCCGACTCATCAGTCCAGCATCCTCGAGGAATGCTGCGAGGGAGGCGAACCCGCGGACCTGGGCCTCGCGGAACGTCGGGTTGGCCCGGGCCGCCCGGGCGGCGGCACGACCGTCGAGTCCGGCCCGCGTGTACATCGCCGGATTGGTGAACAGGCGCTGGAAGAGCACACCGGCGACGGCATGACCGTTGGCCGCGACGAACGTCTCCCACCGCCCGCGGACCGGCTTGCGACGCATGATGCCGTCGCGGGCGAACCCGATGTGACGCGCCTCTTCGGCCACGTGCACCTGCATCAGGCGCGCGATGAGTGGTTGCAGCTCGGGGTCGTCGAGCATCTCGCGCTGCAAGGCGTCGAAGATCTCCTCGCCGACGAGAGCGGCCACCCACAGCAAACTGCCGCGGAGAGCCTGCGGCAGTAGTGCCATCACCGTCCGCTCCCACAACCGCATCGAGAAGGGTCGCGCGCCGGCCCACTCGATTGCCCGGCCGAACATCACCATGTGCCGGCATTCGTCGCCCATCTCGGTCAACGCGTAGTGCGTGGTGGCCGACGCCGGGTCCGCGGTCATCAACCGGGCCAACAGGGTGCGGTTCAACAGGTTCTCGAACCAGATGCCGACGGACAGGATGTTGGCCATCTCCTGCCGGGACACCTCGATGCGCTGTTCGGTCGACAGCCCGTCCCAGAGGTCGGTGCCCGCCAGCGACAGCACCGACGGTGGCAGGAAGTAGCGGTCGGGCTCGGGGTCGCGTTCCCAATCGAGATCGACGATCGGCGCGTACGACCGCTTGACCGAGCCCTTGATCAGTCGGCGGGCTATCGCGTCCCGCCCACCTGCGTCATCACGTCTCACCTGCGTGGTCGTCGTCATCGGACACCTCCGGATCGTCGTCGGGTCTGTGACCTCCGACACTAGGACCGCGGTCGTTATGTGTCAATACTCACTGTCACAATAGCCAGTGATCTTCTTCCGCGTCCGGTCCGCGGACGCTGACACAGGTCGAATCCGCAACGGCGATGCGTACATTGGTTGGGATGAACGAGCCGGATCCGCCGATGATGCGCAGGCGCGAGGTCCCTCCGGGGCCGCGCCGCGCGCCGGCGATCCCACTCGCCGCGCCGGTCCCCCGCCCCGCAATCCGCCCCCGCGCATCCCCCCGCCACCCAACCCACCGCCGCGCCGGGTGGCACCGCCCCCGGGCACGCCACCCGAGGCGACCGCCCATCTCCGCGGACGCCGTGTCGACGACGCCCGCTACCAGCCCCCGCTGGCCTGGTCGGACGCGCCCGCGGGTCGACCGCGCCCCGACCATCCGCGCCCGGCCCAGCCCCAGCCCGACCGTCGGTCGGCGGGGTACGCGCCCACCCAGAAGCCCGAACCCCTTCCCGGTGACGACCGACCGCGCCGCTCCACGGCCGACCGCGCCGACGAATCCCGACGGTCGGCGTCCCGGGGGTCGTCATCGCGCGGGTCGGCGGGCGCTCCGCCACGTAAGCCGCGCTCCCGGGGGGCCGCACCCACCCCGGCCGCCAAGCCGAAGCGACGACGCCGCCTGCGCGTCGGCAGACTGATCCTCGCGGTTCTGCTGCTGTTCGTCGTGGCCTCGGTCGGCCTGCTGTTCTACTACGACAGCAAGCTGAACCGCACCGACGCGCTGGTCGCCTATGCCGGCCGACCCGCGGACACCCCGGGCACGAACTGGCTGATCGTCGGCACCGATTCCCGCGCTGACCTGTCCGCGCAACAGCGGGCGCAACTGTCCACCGGAGACAGCGACGGTTCCCGCACGGACACCATCATGATGGTGCACAAACCGCCCAGCGGCCGGTCGATGATCATCAGCATCCCGCGCGACCTCTATGTACCGGTCCCCGGACAGGGGTCGCACAAGGTCAACGCGGCCTTCAACATCGGTGGGCCACAGCTGCTGGTGCAGACCATCGAGCAATTGAGCGGCGTACGCATCGACCACTACGCGGAGATCGGTTTCGGCGGCTTCGACAGCGTCGTGGACGCCGTCGGCGGCGTGACCATCTGTCTCGACCAACCGCTCAACGATCCGAAGGCGGGTCTGCGACTTCCGAAGGGCTGTCAGGAACTCGACGGTCGCCAGGCCCTCGGACTGGTGCGCACGCGGGCATTCCCGAACGCCGATCTCGAGCGCGTGGTGAACCAGCGCAAGTTCCTCAACGCCCTGATGGCCAAGGCGACGAGTCCGTCGGTGCTCGCCAATTTATTCCGGTTGATCCCCTTTGCGAACGGGGCCGTCGATGCGGTGACCGTCGATGACGGAGATCACATCTGGAATCTCTTCGGTCTCGCGCTGGCGCTGCGCGGTGACCCGATCACCACCACCACGCCGAGCGCAGGGAGCGAGTACACCTCCGATGGTGACTCACTTGCGGTGGGGGACAACACCGAACAGTTCTTCGGCTATCTCCGCAAGGGCACCGCGGTGCCCGACGAACTCCTCTCGGGACCCGGCGGAGTCATCGGCGGCTGAGCCCGAAAGTTGGTGAGGCTCAACTCAGTTAGGTTCAACTGGGCTGATCTGGGCGTTTTCGGGTCCCTACGATGGACCCATGACAGTCACCACTGACGAATCCGTCTTCCAGAAACTGCTGCACGCCCAGATCGCCAACGAGTTCGCCGCGTCACAGCAGTACATCGCCGTCGCCATCTACTACGACGGCCACGACATGCCCCAGCTGGCCAAGCACTTCTATGCCCAGGCCGTCGAGGAGCGCAACCACGCGATGATGATCGTCCAGTACTTCCTCGACCGCGATGTGGACGTGGAGATCCCCGGGGTCCCCGCGCCGCGCACCGACTTCGCCGACTACCGGGCGCCGATCGAGCTGGCGCTGGCCCAGGAGAAGTCGGTCACCGAACAGATCGTCGACCTCGCCCGTGCCGCACGGGACAGCGGCGATTACCTGGGCGAGCAGTTCATGCAGTGGTTCCTCGCCGAGCAGGTGGAAGAGGTCGCCACCATGACCACCCTGCAGACCATCGCCGAGCGGGCACAGGGCAACCTGTTCGACCTCGAGAACTTCGTCCAGCGCGAGATCAACGGCTCCGGACCTGCGGCCGCGTCGGCACCCGCAGCAGCAGGCGGAAACCTCTAGCCCCGCTCGCCAACCGCGCTCAGCGCAACGTGACCTGGCGGCTACGCAGACCGTCGCGCGAGCCGAGTTCTGCGGTGCTCAGGTCACCGGTCACGGCCAGGGCCTCGGTCAGCCACTCGTCGAGCTGATCGAGCCCGGCGAACCACTCTTCGTGGTGCCGTTCGTTGTCCAGATCGAACACGGGAACCAGCAGTCCGTGGGTGCGGAACGAACCGGCGAATCGTGAGCCCTCACCGAGGGTCAAGCGTCCCGCCGCATGCAGCCGGGCCAGCGCGGTCATCAGGTCGTCCTCGGATTCCGGTCGCACCCAACGCAGATGGGCACGCTCACCGGCATCCACCCACCACGGTGCGCCGATGCCGCTCTTCGATGTCAGGCGAGCGGTCGGCATGATCGAATCATTGGCCCGCACAACCATGTCCGCGATCTCCGGGGGCACGTCGGTACCCGGGAACCACCACGAGAAGTCGTCGTAGACAACCAGGTCGAGCTCGGCATCGGCTCGGATGACGTCGGTCAGCGCGCCGAGCGTGTCGTGCGGCGTGTAGTCGGTGTTCGGCTCGGCGTGGGCTGCCCACCGGATGGCATCGGCCAGGCCGCCCACGATGTCATCGCGATCGGGATCGGTCTGCACCGCGACGACGCCTTCCGGCCCGTTCTTGCCCTCGCGGACGATGGCGGGTACCGCGCCCGGCAGGATCGTCGCGAGGAGGACATCGTTGCGGACGCCCTCGGCGCGTGTGGTTTTCGCCGTCGCAGCGGTGTCGTCGGGGACGACCGACGTGAGTTCCGGCTCCGGCGGGCCCGGTTCGACGAGATCGACCCTGGCCGTGGCCGAGGCGACGAAGGCGCGCAGCGCCACCAGATCGCACTCGGCGGCCAACCCGGCGAACGGCCGCGGCGGCGGGGCCATCGCGGCCAGCTGGCGCTCCTTGCGCGCGGCGACCCGCTCTGCGCGATTACTGCCCGGACGCGGCCCGGCGCCCCGTTTGCTTTTCTTCGCCATGTGTCCACCCTCTCATGGAGCCGTCCCGTCCCTCCCGGGCGCTCAGTCGACGGTGACCAGCCAGTCCCGCACCTTGGCCGGACGGTTGGTGGCGACCCATCGGACACCGAGATCGGCGCAGAGCTGGACATCGACGAGTTCGTCCACGGTCCAGCAGTAGGTGACCCGACCGGCAGCGGCAGCCCGGTCGACCAGATCCGGGTAGAGGCGCAGCGTCTCCACCGACGGTCCGATGCCGGTGGCCCCCACCGCGGTGGCCGCGCTGCCGCCGAGCAGCCGCGCGGTGTCCCCGAGCAGGATGGTGGGCAGCATCGGTGCGTGGCGCCGGATACGCCACACCCCGGCCGACGAGAACGAGATGACCACGGCGCGACTGTGATCGGCCGACGGTGGCATACCCACCCCGAACTCGTGGAGCAGGCCGAGCAGTTTCTGTTCGACGAGGCTGCCGTAGCGGACCGGGTGCTTGGTCTCCACGAACAACCGGACCGGTCTGCGCCAGTCCAGGGTGAGGGTCAGCAGTTCACGCAGGGTGAGCACCGACGACTTCTTCCCCGACTCGTGCCAGCTGCCGAAGTCCAGTTCGCGCAACTCCGCCAGGGTCATCTCGCTGACGACGCCGGCAGAGTTCGAGGTGCGGTCGATCGTGCGGTCGTGGATGCAGACGAGTTCGTGGTCGCTGGTCAACCGGACATCGCATTCGAGGCCGTCGGCGCCCTGGTCGAGCGCGAGTTCGTAGGCGGCGAGGGTGTGCTCGGGGAGTTCGGCGGACGCACCGCGGTGGGCGACCACGGCCGGCTTCCCGGATCTCGATATGTGCTCGACGCCGGTCATCCGACCGTGACCCAACGTCGCGACGGCACCGGTTCGGCGTGGGCGGCACCGAAGACCGCCGCGAGCCGGTCGGCCAGCCACCAGGCGAACACGGCCGAGCAGATCGAGCTGATGATCACGGCCGCGAGACCGTTGGCCGCCGTCTGGATGGAGCCGGAGAACATCGCGACGACGCGGGTCGCGATCGCCACCAGTGCCAGCACGTTGACGATCGTCCAGGCCACCCAGATCCGCGTGAACCGTCGCCGGGTGCGATCGGGGTCGAGATCGTCTCGCAGCCGGGCCACCTCGTGCAGCAGCAGCGCAGCGCCGGCCACATTGAGCAGGGGCACCGCCGCGAGTACAGCGATCTGCCAGCGCGGCCGCGGGTCCCGGCGGTCCCGACTGCGATACGTCTCGGCGCGCAGATCGATGATCCAACGGGTGAAGACCACGAAGACGTACACGTAGGCCCCCAGCGCGAGCAGACCGACGAACATCACCAGCACCGAGCTGGTCCAGTCGGTCCACGCCGGGACCGGCATCGACTTGTTGACCACGATCAACACGTATCGGGCGAGGTGAACGAGCGCGGCGAGCCCCAGGACCACGGCCAGCGAACGCAACCCGCTCACGAGCGCGGCCAGCAGCACCTCGGCCCGCGAACGCGGGTCGGCGGAGACCTCATCGGGAACGTCGCGCAGGCCCCACTGCGGAATGTAGACATAGCGCGGGATCGGCCGAGGCCCCATCGGTGCGGGAGGTCGGCGGGCCGGGATCGCCTCAGGCGGGCGGCGGGCCACCCATCGGACATGACGACTGCGATAGAGCCGTCCGCTGCGTGGTCCGCTCGTGACCGGCCGCGGCGGCGGGGGTGCCGGCGGTGGCGCGGAAGGCGGTGGCGTGGAAGGCGGTGGCGTCGACGACCCGGTTGCCGACGACGTACCGAGGAGATCGGAATCCAGGACGCGCAACGGCCCGCCGCATCGCGGGCACTGCTCGCGGCCCGGACGATGCGGCGCCTGGATCCGGCACCGCGGACAGAGGTCGATCATTACGACCCGGTACTCCCCGTCTCGACCGGCTTGCCCTGTTGGACCCACTCCACCATGCCGCCGCTCACGCAGCTGCCCTCGTACCCGATCTGGGCGAGGTACTGCAGGACGCGCATCGACCGCCCGCTCGAGTGGCAGACCACCAGGAGCTCGGCATCGGGGTCGATCTCCTCGATTCGCGCCGGCACATCGCCGAGGGGGATGTGCGTCGCACCCCGGACATGGCCCGCGGCCCACTCATCGTCCTCGCGGACGTCGAGCAGGACCCGACCGACCTCGTCGCTGAAATCGTTCGGCAGCTCCGTCACCGGCACCTGTCGGATGTCGCCCATGCTCACCAAACCATGGTGGCACAGCCACGCGGGTCGCGGCGGCGGCCTGTGCACAACCGCTCCGGCCGATGCTCGAATTGACACGTGCATCGGCAAGCGACCCCCACTATGACGACCTACATATAACTATCCACATGCTGGTTTGGCAATCGGACAGTTCGTGTGCATCGATGACCATCAACCTGTGGATGAGACTGTGGAAAATGTGGACAACCAGGTGAGCGGGTCGAAAATGTTGTGACAGCCCTCACAGCGGCTG
This sequence is a window from Gordonia insulae. Protein-coding genes within it:
- a CDS encoding AurF N-oxygenase family protein, which produces MTTTTQVRRDDAGGRDAIARRLIKGSVKRSYAPIVDLDWERDPEPDRYFLPPSVLSLAGTDLWDGLSTEQRIEVSRQEMANILSVGIWFENLLNRTLLARLMTADPASATTHYALTEMGDECRHMVMFGRAIEWAGARPFSMRLWERTVMALLPQALRGSLLWVAALVGEEIFDALQREMLDDPELQPLIARLMQVHVAEEARHIGFARDGIMRRKPVRGRWETFVAANGHAVAGVLFQRLFTNPAMYTRAGLDGRAAARAARANPTFREAQVRGFASLAAFLEDAGLMSRVSRYGWRRGGFLR
- a CDS encoding LCP family protein, with product MAPPPGTPPEATAHLRGRRVDDARYQPPLAWSDAPAGRPRPDHPRPAQPQPDRRSAGYAPTQKPEPLPGDDRPRRSTADRADESRRSASRGSSSRGSAGAPPRKPRSRGAAPTPAAKPKRRRRLRVGRLILAVLLLFVVASVGLLFYYDSKLNRTDALVAYAGRPADTPGTNWLIVGTDSRADLSAQQRAQLSTGDSDGSRTDTIMMVHKPPSGRSMIISIPRDLYVPVPGQGSHKVNAAFNIGGPQLLVQTIEQLSGVRIDHYAEIGFGGFDSVVDAVGGVTICLDQPLNDPKAGLRLPKGCQELDGRQALGLVRTRAFPNADLERVVNQRKFLNALMAKATSPSVLANLFRLIPFANGAVDAVTVDDGDHIWNLFGLALALRGDPITTTTPSAGSEYTSDGDSLAVGDNTEQFFGYLRKGTAVPDELLSGPGGVIGG
- a CDS encoding glycerophosphodiester phosphodiesterase; translation: MTGVEHISRSGKPAVVAHRGASAELPEHTLAAYELALDQGADGLECDVRLTSDHELVCIHDRTIDRTSNSAGVVSEMTLAELRELDFGSWHESGKKSSVLTLRELLTLTLDWRRPVRLFVETKHPVRYGSLVEQKLLGLLHEFGVGMPPSADHSRAVVISFSSAGVWRIRRHAPMLPTILLGDTARLLGGSAATAVGATGIGPSVETLRLYPDLVDRAAAAGRVTYCWTVDELVDVQLCADLGVRWVATNRPAKVRDWLVTVD
- a CDS encoding DUF5926 family protein, with translation MAKKSKRGAGPRPGSNRAERVAARKERQLAAMAPPPRPFAGLAAECDLVALRAFVASATARVDLVEPGPPEPELTSVVPDDTAATAKTTRAEGVRNDVLLATILPGAVPAIVREGKNGPEGVVAVQTDPDRDDIVGGLADAIRWAAHAEPNTDYTPHDTLGALTDVIRADAELDLVVYDDFSWWFPGTDVPPEIADMVVRANDSIMPTARLTSKSGIGAPWWVDAGERAHLRWVRPESEDDLMTALARLHAAGRLTLGEGSRFAGSFRTHGLLVPVFDLDNERHHEEWFAGLDQLDEWLTEALAVTGDLSTAELGSRDGLRSRQVTLR
- a CDS encoding rhodanese-like domain-containing protein, which encodes MGDIRQVPVTELPNDFSDEVGRVLLDVREDDEWAAGHVRGATHIPLGDVPARIEEIDPDAELLVVCHSSGRSMRVLQYLAQIGYEGSCVSGGMVEWVQQGKPVETGSTGS
- a CDS encoding ferritin, with the protein product MTVTTDESVFQKLLHAQIANEFAASQQYIAVAIYYDGHDMPQLAKHFYAQAVEERNHAMMIVQYFLDRDVDVEIPGVPAPRTDFADYRAPIELALAQEKSVTEQIVDLARAARDSGDYLGEQFMQWFLAEQVEEVATMTTLQTIAERAQGNLFDLENFVQREINGSGPAAASAPAAAGGNL
- a CDS encoding DUF4328 domain-containing protein, which translates into the protein MGPRPIPRYVYIPQWGLRDVPDEVSADPRSRAEVLLAALVSGLRSLAVVLGLAALVHLARYVLIVVNKSMPVPAWTDWTSSVLVMFVGLLALGAYVYVFVVFTRWIIDLRAETYRSRDRRDPRPRWQIAVLAAVPLLNVAGAALLLHEVARLRDDLDPDRTRRRFTRIWVAWTIVNVLALVAIATRVVAMFSGSIQTAANGLAAVIISSICSAVFAWWLADRLAAVFGAAHAEPVPSRRWVTVG